Proteins from a single region of Ananas comosus cultivar F153 linkage group 3, ASM154086v1, whole genome shotgun sequence:
- the LOC109708138 gene encoding UDP-galactose/UDP-glucose transporter 4-like, producing the protein MKRGEEQGRALFGISLTNRTKWQQFLICSSGFFFGYLVNGVCEEYVYNRLHFSYGWYFTFVQGFVYLGLIYMQGFTTENMVNPWRTYVKLAAVLMGSHGLTKGSLAFLNYPAQLMFKSTKVLPVMVMGAFIPGLRRKYPVHEYISAILLVIGLILFTLADAQASPNFSIVGVVMVSGALVMDSFLGNLQEAIFAMNPETTQMEMLFCSTVVGLPFLIPPMVLTGELAKAWNSCSEHPYVYAVLVFEAMATFVGQVSVLSLIAIFGAATTAMVTTARKAVTLLLSYLIFTKPLTEQHGSGLMLIAMGIILKLLPEYKDPVPPKQIQSSHSQLHLQGLKEEEEKRPLV; encoded by the exons atgaagagaGGAGAGGAACAGGGGAGGGCTCTGTTTGGGATATCTCTAACGAATAGAACCAAGTGGCAACAGTTTCTTATATGCTCCTCTGGGTTCTTCTTCGGTTACCTCGTCAATGGCGTTTGTGAG GAATACGTGTATAATCGACTCCATTTCAg CTATGGTTGGTACTTCACTTTTGTGCAGGGTTTTGTGTATTTGGGTCTCATATACATGCAGGGGTTCACAACCGAGAATATGGTGAATCCGTGGAGGACTTATGTTAAGCTCGCGGCGGTGCTCATGGGGTCTCATGGCCTTACTAAGGGCTCTCTCGCATTCCTAAACTATCCGGCGCAACTCATGTTCAAATCCACAAAG GTATTGCCAGTAATGGTCATGGGGGCGTTCATTCCTGGTCTAAGACGGAAGTATCCGGTCCACGAGTACATTTCCGCGATACTCCTCGTCATCGGCCTCATCCTTTTCACGCTGGCGGATGCCCAAGCATCGCCCAATTTTAGTATCGTTGGCGTCGTCATGGTGTCGGGGGCGCTAGTGATGGATTCCTTTCTCGGTAATCTCCAAGAGGCCATTTTCGCCATGAACCCCGAAACGACACAG ATGGAGATGCTGTTCTGTTCGACTGTCGTCGGCTTGCCTTTCTTGATCCCGCCGATGGTTCTAACAGGGGAACTTGCTAAAGCATGGAATTCCTGTTCTGAG CATCCGTATGTTTATGCCGTGTTGGTGTTTGAAGCCATGGCTACCTTCGTCGGCCAGGTCTCTGTTCTGTCCCTCATTGCCATTTTCGGGGCTGCAACCACCGCCATG GTAACTACGGCGAGGAAAGCGGTGACGCTTCTTTTATCGTACTTGATATTCACAAAGCCGTTGACGGAGCAACACGGGAGCGGTCTCATGCTCATTGCCATGGGGATCATCTTAAAGCTTCTTCCAGAGTACAAGGATCCCGTCCCGCCAAAACAAATACAAAGTAGTCATTCACAATTGCATCTACAAGGattgaaagaagaagaagagaagaggccTTTGGTTTGA
- the LOC109707333 gene encoding cell division control protein 2 homolog A, which produces MEQYEKVEKIGEGTYGVVYKARDRVTNETIALKKIRLEQEDEGVPSTAIREISLLKEMQHCNIVRLQDVVHSEKRIYLVFEYLDLDLKKYMDSCPELAKDPRLIKKYLYQILRGIAYCHSHRVLHRDLKPQNLLIDRRTNALKLADFGLARAFGIPVRTFTHEVVTLWYRAPEILLGSRQYSTPVDVWSVGCIFAEMVNQRPLFPGDSEIDELFKIFRILGTPNEETWPGVSSLPDFKSAFPKWPPKDLATVVPNLEPTGVDLLSKMLRLEPSKRITARQALEHEYFKDMELGP; this is translated from the exons ATGGAACAG TatgagaaggtggagaagatcGGAGAGGGGACATACGGAGTGGTGTACAAGGCGCGGGATCGGGTCACGAACGAGACGATCGCGCTGAAGAAGATCCGGTTGGAGCAAGAGGATGAAGGAGTCCCGAGCACCGCCATTAGAGAGATCTCGTTATTGAAGGAGATGCAGCATTGCAATATAGTCAG GTTGCAGGATGTAGTTCACAGTGAGAAACGGATATATTTAGTTTTTGAATATTTGGATCTGGACCTGAAGAAGTACATGGATTCTTGCCCAGAGCTTGCTAAAGATCCACGCTTGATTAAA AAATATCTTTATCAGATACTTCGTGGAATTGCCTATTGCCATTCTCACAGAGTTCTTCACCGAGATCTAAAGCCGCAAAATTTGCTAATCGATCGTCGCACTAATGCTCTGAAACTTGCAGACTTTGGGCTAGCCAGGGCTTTTGGTATTCCTGTCCGTACATTTACCCATGAG GTCGTAACTCTGTGGTACAGAGCTCCAGAGATCCTCCTTGGATCCCGGCAATATTCCACACCTGTTGATGTGTGGTCTGTGGGCTGTATTTTTGCTGAAATGGTGAATCAGCGGCCTTTGTTCCCTGGGGATTCTGAGATTGatgaactatttaaaattttcag AATTCTAGGTACCCCAAATGAAGAAACTTGGCCAGGGGTTAGTTCGTTACCTGACTTCAAATCTGCTTTTCCCAAGTGGCCCCCTAAG GATCTGGCGACAGTTGTTCCAAATCTTGAACCAACTGGTGTTGACCTTCTCTCT AAAATGCTCCGATTGGAACCGAGTAAAAGAATTACAGCTCGGCAGGCTCTGGAGCATGAGTACTTCAAGGACATGGAACTGGGGCCATGA